The region GCTGCTCAAGCCCGCGCCCGGTCTTTTGGGTCACGCCCAAGAGTTTGATCTTATAGCCCATATCGGCAGCGGCGCGGATGTCTTCAATTGCGACCCGCTCGATCCCCTCAAGCTGGATGCCATCAAAGTCGATTTTGGTGCCGAAAGCGATGGACGACAATATCGCCAGCTTATGCGCCGCGTCGATGCCGCCTACGTCCAATTGCGGATCGGCCTCGAGATAGCCCAGCCCATCAGCCTCGGCAAAAATCTCCTGATAAGTTTTGCCAGAGTCTTCCATCCGCGTGAGGATGTAATTGCACGAGCCGTTCATCACGCCCATGATCCGGGTGATCTCGTTGCCAGCAAGCCCTTCCATCAGCGTCTTGATAACCGGGATGCCGCCCGCCACAGCGGCCTCATAGCGCAGCGCCACGCCTGCGCCTTCGGCCTGTTCGGCCAGCGCTTGGCCGTGTATCGCCAGCATGGCTTTGTTCGCGGTGACCACATGCTTGCCCGCTGCCAGGGCGGCTTCGGTCGCGGCTTTGGCTGGGCCATCCGCGCCGCCCATCAGTTCGACGAAAACATCCACGTCATCGCGGGTCGCCAGTTTGACGGGATCATCTTCCCAGTCATAAGACGCCAGCGACAGCCCGCGGTCCTTGTTGCGGGTGCGGGCCGACACCGCAGAAACCGTCATCGCGCAGCCGGTACGGGCCTCTAGCAGGGCGGCCTGCTGGCGCAGAATGCGCAGGACACCCACGCCCACGGTTCCCAATCCGGCAATCCCGAGGCGAAGCGGCTTAGACATGGCGGTGGTCCTTCTGGTCTGATCCGAAAGGCCCGGCAGATGGGGCCGGGCATAGCCGCGATGTATCGGGTTCAGCGCGCACGTGCAACGCGCATACGCATCTCAGACATGCCTGTTTATTCAGCTTCTGCACTGGTTTCGACGGCCTGACGTGCGCGCCGCAACTCAGCGGCCTTTGCCCGCAGTCGCGTCACCCGCGTCGCGGTCGTGGCGTCAGTGCCTGTTGTGCCGATCCGCCCGGCGCGGGCGTCAAGCTGGGCGGCGCGCCCCGAAAGTTCGGCTTCGGTCCGAACGGGGTCGATGCGCCCGGCGGTGGCCTTGGCCAAAAGCGGTTCGATCGGCACCAGATCGGGGTAGGGCGCTGCCTCAAGCTCTGGGGTGATCGTGCGGTCAAGTTCGGGAAACTGCGTGCAGCTCGCAATCAGCGAGACGCCCAGAAACATGGCGGTGATCGAGAGGGGGCGGGGCGTGCACATGAGGGTCATGCCTCGTTCTGCCCCAGCGGTGATCTTCGCGCAAGCGGGGTTTGCTTTTGAACGCTTGTTCATTAAATTGCGGCTATGGCAAGAACCACAGGCTCACACTCCGATATCACTGGCCCGCGCGTCCGCGCGGCTGCGCTGCGGCTTTTTGCGCGGGGCGGCTATGCTGCCGTGTCGATGCGCGCGATCGCCGCCGAAGTCGGCGTGCAGGCCGGGGCGCTTTATAACTACACGCCCGATAAACAGAGCCTGCTGTTTGACCTAATGCAGGCCCATATGACCGACCTGCTGGCCGAAACGCCCAGCGATGCAGACCGCTCTGCCATGCAACAGTTGCAGGATTTTGTGGCCTTCCACATCCGTTTTCACGCGGATCGGCCTGATGAGGTTTTCATCGCCTATATGGAATTGCGTAATCTAACGGAGGAGAATTTTGCCGTGATCGAGCGCCTGCGCCGTGACTATGAGGACCGGTTGGAGACGATCCTGCGCGCCGGGGTGGCCAGCGGCGATTTCTCCGTCGCCGATACCAAGATCGTGACGCTGGCGATTATTGCCATGTTGACGGGTGTAAACACCTGGTACCGCGCGGGCGGGCGGCTGTCGCTGGATGAGGTCGTTGCGCAATATTGGGATATGGTGCGCAAGGCCGTGACCGCCTGAGCGGCCACGGCCCTTCATTCAATGTGCAGGGCGGATGAACGTCCCGTTGTTCAGATCGCGCATCGCCTGCTGCAATTCGGCGCGGGTGTTCATCACGATCGGCCCATGCCAGGCCACCGGCTCTTCAATCGGCGCGCCCGAGATCAAGAGGAAGCGCACACCTTCCGGCCCGGCCTGAACCGTCACCTCATCCCCGGTGCCGAAACGGATCAGCGTCCGGTCGCCCGACATGTCGCGGATGTTGACCTCTTCGCCGCCGACTTCTTTTTCCAGCAGCACACCCGAGGGGGCAGAGGCATCCGCGAACGCACCCGCGCCTTCAAAGACATAGGCGAAGGCCCGGCGGTAGGTGTCGATCCGAAAGGTCTTCTTCACGCCTGCGGGCACGAACACATCCAGATATTGCGGATCGGCGGCGATGCCATCGACGGGGCCACGTTTGCCCCAGAACTCGCCCGTGATGATCTTCACCCGTGTGCCGTCGTCATCGGTCACCACCGGAATATCGGCGGATTTCATATCCTGATAGCGCGGCGCGGTCATCTTTTGGGCCGAGGGGAGGTTCCCCCAAAGCTGGAAACCATGCATCTGTCCCTTGTCGTTCCCGCGCGGCATTTCTTGGTGCAGAATGCCCGAACCGGCGGTCATCCACTGCACATCGCCTGCGTTCAGATCGCCGGTGTTACCCAGCGAATCCGCATGTTCCACGGTCCCTTCAAGCACATAGGTGATCGTCTCGATCCCGCGGTGCGGGTGCCAAGGGAAGCCCTTTTCAAAGTCTTGGGGGCGGTCGTTGCGGAAGTCGTCGAACAGCAGGAAGGGGTCCAGCTCTGACGGGTCGTGGAAGCCGAAGGCGCGGTGCAGTTTGACGCCTGCGCCCTCCATCGTGGGCGTGGCGCGGCGGGTTTCCAATGTGGGTCTAAGGGACATGATGCTCTCCTTTGCAGTTGCTTAGAAGATAGGGGGCGGCGGTGCCCCCAACAATTGGCCCCGGCGAACGGAGGCTGTGCAAATTTGCGCAGCTTCAGCAATTTGGCACGTTCACCGCCAGCCCGCCGAGCGAGGTTTCCTTGTACTTCTCGCTCATGTCCGCGCCCGTCTGGCGCATGGTCTCAATACAGGCATCAAGCGGCACCAGATGCGTGCCGTCGCCGCGCAGCGCCAGAGAGGCCGCCGACACCGCCTTGATCGCGCCCAAGCCGTTGCGCTCGATACAAGGCACCTGCACCAGCCCTTTGACCGGGTCGCAGGTCATGCCGAGATGATGCTCAAGCGCGATCTCGGCGGCATTCTCGATCTGTTCCGGCGTGCCACCCATTACGGCGCAAAGCCCGGCGGCGGACATCGCGGCGGCGCTGCCGACTTCGGCCTGGCAGCCAGCTTCGGCCCCCGAAATCGAGGCGTTGTATTTCACCAGCCCACCAATCGCGGCGGCGGTGAGCAGGAAGTCTTCGATATGCGCCTCAGACGCGCCGGGCACGTGGTCGAGGTAATAGCGCAGGGTTGCGGGCATCACGCCCGCAGCGCCATTGGTCGGAGCGGTAACGACCTGCCCGCCAGCCGCGTTTTCCTCGTTCACCGCCATGGCATAGACACTCATCCAATCGTTGATCGTATGTGGTGCGGATTGGTTCTGCCCGCGCTCGGCCATCAGCGCGTCATAGATACCCTTGGCGCGGCGTTTCACCTGAAGACCCCCCGGCAAGATGCCATCGGTGGTCAGCCCCCGGTCGATACAATCGCGCATCACCTGCCAGAGCCGTTTGCTGCCCTCGCGCAGGTTGTCAGCGCCGCCGCGCGCTTCTTCGTTGGCGCGTTTCATGCCCGCGATAGACTTGCCAGATTTCTTCGCCATCTCAAGCATTTCTGCGGCGGACTTGAAGGGGAACGGCACTGGCGCGCCTTCATCCGTGTCCTTGCCTGCGGCCAATTCCTTCTCGGTCATGACAAATCCGCCACCGATCGAATAATAGGTCTCGCGCAGGGTCACATCGCCTTGGGCATCGGTGGCCATCAGCATCATGCCATTGGCGTGGCCCGCAAGCTTGGTGTCGTAATCGAAAATCATGTCCTGCGCGGGATCAAAGCGCAGTTCGGGCAGACCATCGACGGTAATGCGGTGGGTCTGCTTTATCTCTTCCAACGTCTTTTCTGCAGCCTCGGCGTCATAGTCCTGCGGCGTGAAACCAGCGAGGCCAAGGATCGTCGCGCGGTCGGTCGCGTGGCCAACACCTGTGAAGGCAAGACTGCCATGCAACGACGCGCGCAGCCCGGCAAATTGGAACGGCGAGGCACGCATTTGATCAAGGAACCGGCCCGCGGCCACCATCGGCCCCATGGTGTGCGAAGACGACGGGCCGATGCCCACTTTGAACATATCGAAGACGGAGAGAAACATCAGGTGGCGGACCCTTCTGGAGGTTGGGGGTAGCTCGGTGCGGTGAAAGGGGTATCGCCCAGACCTTCGGCGTTTTGCAAGGCGACTGTCGCGGGCAGCGCCTCAACAGCGGCGGCGAGCCGGGCGAGGGCGGGGTGGGTGGCAAGGTCAAACCAATCGCGCGACGCAGTGGCGGGGTAGAGTTTTGGCCAACGCAGCAGGGCGGCAGCGTAGAAATCTAGCGCAGTTGGTGCTGGGCCGCCCAATAACCAGCCGCGCACGGCCTGCGCCTCTAGCGTTGCGTAGTGCTGGGCGAGGTCAGTTTGCGTGCCCGCGCGCATTGCATCAATATGTGCGAGGGCGATGTATTTCTCAGGATAGAACAGCCTCCTGAGAGCAGGGTGGATGGTATTAGACAAGAAGAACAGCCACTTGAGGAAATCGCCGCGGGTCGGGGCATCCGGGCCGGGGCCAAGGCCGCCATGTCGATCCGCGAGATAGAGCAGGATCGCCCCGGTCTCAAAAAGCGGCCCTTCGGGTGTTTCCAGAACCGGGATCAGCCCATTAGGGTTCAGCTTGCGAAAACCCGTCGTTTCCTGCGCCTTGGCAGCACGGTCCACCAGCGCCGCCCGGTAGGGCAGGCCGCGATGCTCCAGCGCCAAGCGAACGATCAAAGAGGCATTGTCGGGGGCGTAATGCAGCACATAGGTCATGGCGCAGTGATAGCCGATCTGCGCTGCCGCGCCGCGATAAAAGCGACCCCTTTCGCGTCAGAGCGGTCAATAGGGCAGACGCAGCGCCAAAAACCGCTGACTTGCCCCTCGCACCCTATGCCAATTCGCCCTATAACGCGGCAAACGCCTGTAGGGAGCTGCCCCATGTCCGGAGAACTATCACCCATCGACAAGGCTAAATTCGTGGCCGCGAAACGGGCGTGTGATTTTGTGGAAGATGGGATGCGGGTCGGGCTTGGCACCGGGTCCACTGCCGCGTGGCTGGTGCGCTGTCTGGGCGAAATGGTCCGCGACGATGGGCTGCGGATAAAAGGCGTGCCGACCTCTTCGCGCACTGCGCAGCTGGCGCGGGATGTGGGGATCGAGGTGATCTCGCTAGATGAGGCGAAATGGCTCGACCTGACGATTGACGGGGCGGATGAATTTGACGGCGATTTGAACCTCATCAAAGGCGGCGGTGGTGCGCTGTTGCAAGAAAAGATCGTTGCGACCGCGAGCGACCAGATGGTGGTGATCGCCGATGTCGGCAAAGAGGTGCAGCATCTCGGTGCCTTCCCCCTGCCCATCGAAGTGATTCCCTTTGGTTGGCAAACCACGCAGGCGCTGGTCGAAGAGACACTGATCTCGATGGATGTGCTGGGCCGCAACTCGACCCTGCGGATGAACGGTGAAGTGCCCTTCATTACCGACGAGGGGAACTACATACTTGATCTGCGGCTGAACCGCATCGGCAATGCGCGTCAACTGGCGCTGGTGCTCAACCAAATGCCCGGCGTGGTGGAAAATGGCCTGTTTATCGATATTTGTGACGCGGTTGTGATCGGCTACGGGGATGGCAGGGTTGAGGTGCGCGACATAAATGAAGGCACTGTGGCGACCGACCGGTTGGAATTTGTCGAGACTGACAACCTGTTTTCCGACCTGAGCGACTGACGCCCCAAGCGAACACGCGCGATCCCGCGCAAGACCAACAAACGACTGAGAGAGGCGCCCCAATGGCCAAGAATGAATTCGACTACGACCTGTTTGTCATCGGTGGCGGCTCGGGCGGTGTGCGCGCGGCGCGTGTCGCGGCGGGCGAGCATAAAGCCAAGGTCGGACTGGCCGAGGAAGACCGCTATGGCGGCACCTGCGTGATCCGCGGCTGTGTACCAAAAAAGCTGATGGTTTTCGCCTCGGGCTATGCAGATGTGGTGGATGAGGCCCAGTGTTTCGGCTGGGATTTGAAAGCTGGGCCATTTGACTGGCACGCTTTTAGCACCCGGTTGAATGGCGAGCTTGACCGTCTTGAAGGCGTTTACCGCAAGCTGCTGAAGAACTCTGGCGTAGAGACCTTTGACGCCCGTGCCCGGATCAAGGATGCCCATACCGTGGCGCTTTCCGATGGTACCGAAAAGACCGCAAAACACATTCTGATCGCGAGCGGTGGCCGCCCCGTGCGGCCCGACCTTGAGAACGCGGAACTGGGGCTGGTTTCTGACGACCTGTTCCATTTGGAGAAGCTGCCCAAGTCCATCCTGATCATTGGCGGTGGTTATATCGCCTGCGAATTCGCTTGTATCCTCAACGGTTTGGGTGTGGAGGTGACGCAGTATTACCGCGGCGCGCAGATCCTGCGCGGCTTTGACGACGAAGCGCGCGGCATGGTGGCTGAAATGATGCAGGAAAAGGGCATCGATCTACATGTTGGCACCAACATACTCGAGATGACGCCCAGCCATGAGGACGGCAGCGGTCCGATGAAGGTCAAGCCGACCAATGGCACCGAGAAAATGTTCGACCAAGTGCTCTTTGCCACGGGTCGTCGCCCCAACAGCGACGACATGGGGCTGGAAGAGGTCGGCGTGAAACTCGGCCGTGGCGGAGAGATCGAGGTCGACGAATACAGCCAGACTGCTGTGCCGTCGATCTACGCCATCGGCGATGTGACCAACCGGATCAACCTGACACCGGTGGCGATCCGCGAAGGCATGGCCTTTGTCGAGACCGTCTTTGGCGGCAATCCGACCCCGGTGGACCATGACCTTGTGCCCTCGGCGATCTTTACCCAACCCGAAATGGGAACGGTGGGGCTGAGCGAGGAAGACGCCCGTGAGAAGGGGCCGATTGAGGTCTATGCGACTTCTTTCAAGCCGATGCAGGGTGCCTTTGCCGGAAAGGCGGATCGGGTGTTGATGAAGCTGATCGTGGATGCGGAAAATCGCACCGTTCTGGGCTGTCATATCGTCGCACCTAACGCGGGCGAATTGATCCAGATGGTGGGCATCGCGGTCAAGATGGGTGCTACGAAAGAACAGTTTGATGCCACCTGCGCGGTACACCCGACCATGTCCGAAGAACTGGTCACCATGCGCAATCCGGTGCGAACTGCTTGAATTCCACGCGATTGCGTACAATTTTTAGAACGATAGGCCGCATGGGCGGCCAAGAGGGGAACATAACAATGGCAGGAAATTCGCAAGGCCCTTGGGGGGGCGGCGGAGGCGGCAACCGGGGTAACGGCGGAGACCGTGACACCGGTGGAGACCGCGGCAACGGAGGACGCAAAGAAGGTCCACGCGGGCAGGGCGGTGACCGTCCGCAAATGCCGGAGATCGACGATCTGGTCCGCAAGGGTCAAGAGCAGCTTCGCGTCCTGATGGGCGGCCGTGGCGGTGACCGGGGCAATGGCACCGGTGGCGGTGGCCGTGGCCCGGGTGGGCCGGGTGTGACCCGCTCGACCGTTGGCATCGCGCTGTTGGCGGGTGTGGCGCTCTGGGGTTTTGCGAGCTTTTATACTGTGCGTCCCGAACAGCAGTCGATTGAACTGTTCTTGGGCGAGTTCTCGGGCATTGGCACCGAAGGTCTGAACTTTGCCCCATGGCCGCTGGTCACGGCAGAGGTCTTTGACGTTACCACCAACCGCACCGAGGAACTCGGCGTGCGGCGCGGCGGCGGCGGCAATGACGGGCTGATGCTGACGACCGACGAAAACATCGTCGACATCGATTTTCAGGTGGTCTGGAACATTAAGAACGCGCGCGACTTCAAATTCTCGCTGCGTGATCCCGAAGCTTCTGTTCGTGCGATTTCCGAATCCGCGATGCGTGAGGTTATCGCTCAGTCTGAACTCGCGCCGATCCTGAACCGGGATCGTGGTGCTGTGGCTGACCGGGTCAAGGAATTGATCCAAACTACGCTCGACAACCGCAACACCGGCATCAACGTGCTGCGCGTGAACGTGAACAAGGTCGACCCGCCCAGCCAGACCGTGCAGGTTACTGATCCGAATGGTAACACCACCACGCAATCGGTCGTCGATGCCTTCCGCGACGTGCAGGCCGCCGAGCAGGAGCGTGACCGGGTGGAGCGTCAGGCGGATGCCTATGCCAACCGTCGCACGGCTGAGGCGCGCGGTGAATCCGCGCAGCTTTTGGAAGCCGCCGAAGGTTACCGCGCCCGTGTGGTGAACGACGCTGTGGGTGAAGCCAGCCGCTTTGAAGCTGTGCTGGAAGAATACCGCAACGCGCCCGAAGTAACGCGCAAACGTCTGTATCTTGAGACCATGGAAAAGGTGCTGGGCGACGTGGATAAAATCATCCTCGAAAACGGCAGCGGCCAAGACGGTCAGGGCGTTGTCCCCTATCTGCCACTCAACGAGCTGCGACGCAGCGGAGGGTCGAACTGATGCGGAAAACAAGTTTTATCATTCCCATCTTGGTGATCGCCATCGTGGGTGTCCTCTCGGCTGTATTCGTCGTGGACGAGCGTGAAAAAGCGCTGGTGCTGCGTTTCGGCCAGATCAAACAGGTGCGCAACGAGCCGGGCATTGGCTTTAAAGTCCCTTTCTTGGACGAGGTCGTGCGCTACGAAGACCGCATCTTGTCGCTGGAAACCCCGGTGATCGAAGTCACCCCCGCCGATGACCGCCGTTTGGAAATCGACGCCTTCGTGCTCTACCGGATCGACGACATGGTCCAGTACCGGCAGGCTTTGGGTGCAGGCGGTGAACGTCAGGCCGAGAGCGAAATGGGCGGCATCATGGAAAGCCAAATCCGTGCCGTGCTCGGTTCGCAAGGTGTGACCTCCAACACGATCCTTTCGCCTGAGCGGTCTGACCTGATGGAGCAAATCCGTGTGCGTGCCGATGCCCGTGCGCAGGCACTTGGCCTCAAGGTTGTCGATGTGCGGCTGCGTCAAACCAACCTGCCTGAGCAGAACTTTGATGCGACGTTGCAGCGGATGATCGCCGAGCGTGAGCGTGAAGCCACCGACGAACGCGCCCGTGGCCGCGAAGCCGCGCAGCGTGTGACTGCCCTTGCAGACCGGACCTATGAAGAGATCCTCTCGGAGGCGCGCCGTGATGCGCGGATCATCGAAGGTGAGGCCGACGCCCAGCGAAACAACATCTTCGCACAGGCTTATGGCAAGGATCAGGAGTTCTTTGAATTCTACCGGTCGTTGACGGCCTATGAGCAGGCCTTGCAGGGCGACAACTCGACGATGGTGATGTCACCGGACAGCGAGTTCTTTAACTACCTGCGCTCTGATCAGGGCAGCCGCTCTGTCGAGGGCGAACGCGAGTGAGCCTTGTTTTACTGGCTCTCGGGTCGGTTCTGATATTCGAGGGGCTGGTGTACGCACTGGCCCCTTCGTTTTTGGAGCAGATGCTTGAGATATTGCGCCGCATTCCCGAGGCTGCTCTGCGCCAACTCGGCGCGTTGGCGGTGGTGGCGGGGCTGATGCTGGTCTGGCTCGCGTTCCAGCTTGGCGTATAGGGACGCGTGAAGGCGCCGAGATACCAAGTGGTTTCCGCTTGGGCTTCCACAATGGTCACATGACGCCGCACAAATTCGTCATGCGCTTGGCAGTTGAAATGACTGTGATCGGCCCCATCTTTCATGTTGCAGCGCGTCCGTTCGGAATGCACTCTGCCCACGTTGGCAACAACAGGAACAATCAGGAGACGATGAATGCAGGCCAAGGCGGTTTCCCTGTCCAAAACAGCACAACACACCCAATGGATGCGAGCGATGGCAATGGGGGTGATGGCGCTGACCCTCTTGATCCTGCAAGCCAGCATGGCGCTGGCCAAACCCGAAAGCCTCGCCCCGCTCGCGGAAAAGATCAGCCCCTCGGTGGTGAATATCACCACATCGACCACAGTTGAGGGCCGCACCGGGCCTCAGGGCATCGTTCCCGAAGGCTCTCCTTTCGAGGATTTCTTCCGCGAGTTTCAGGACCGCAACAACGATGGCGAGGGCAACCGTCCGCGTCGGTCTTCGGCGCTTGGCTCAGGCTTTGTGATCTCCGAAGACGGCTATGTCGTGACCAACAACCACGTCATCGAAAGCGCTGATGAGATTACGATCGAATTCTTCTCGGGCGAGGAACTGGTTGCCAAAGTGATCGGTACCGACCCCAAGACCGACATTGCCTTGCTGAAGGTCGAAGCCAAACAGCCGCTGCCCTTCGTCTCTTTCGGGGACAGCAACGCTGCGCGTGTTGGCGATTGGGTCATCGCCATGGGCAATCCGTTAGGGCAGGGCTTTTCTGTTTCTGCGGGCATCGTCTCTGCGCGGAACCGGGCGCTGTCGGGCACCTATGACGATTACATCCAGACCGACGCCGCGATCAACCGGGGCAACTCCGGTGGGCCGTTGTTCAACATGGATGGCGAAGTGATCGGCGTGAACACCGCAATCCTGTCGCCCAATGGCGGCTCCATCGGCATCGGTTTTTCGATGGCCTCCAACGTGGTGACACGGGTGATCGATCAGTTGAAAGAGTTCGGTGAGACCCGCCGCGGTTGGCTGGGCGTGCGCATTCAGGACGTGACCGATGATGTGGCCGATGCCATGGGTCTTAAGAAAGCCGTTGGCGCGTTGATCACCGATGTGCCGGAAGGCCCGGCTCGGGATGCAGGGCTTAAAACCGGCGACGTGATCAAATCCTTTGACGGTGTTGAAGTGATCGATACCCGTGGTCTGGTGCGTCAGGTGGGCAATAGCCCTGTGGGCGCGACCGTGCGCGTGACTGTGTTGCGCGATGGCAAGACCCAGACCATCAAGGTTGTGCTTGGCCGCCGCGAAGATGCGGATAGCGCGGTGCCTGCTGCAATGGATGAAAACGCCGATGACGGCACCGGGGCTGAGCCGCAGTCGACACTGCTGATGGGCCTGACACTGACACCGCTCACGGACGCGCTCCGCGCCGAGCTTGGGGCGGATGACGGTACGACCGGCCTTGCAGTGACGGATGTCGATCAGACTTCGGAGGCTTTCGAGAAGGGCCTGCGGATGGGCGATATCATTACCGAAGCCGGTCAGGAGAAGGTGACCAGCATTTCCGACCTAGAGGCGCGGATCGCCGCTGCGAAGGACGCTGGCCGCAAGTCGCTACTGCTGTTGGTACGTCGGGGCGGCGACCCCCGCTTTGTGGCGCTGTCGCTGGCAGAGTAATTCGCTGAGATAAAAGTTAAAAAGGGCGCCCTCGGGCGCCCTTTTGCGTTTCGGGATCAGCCGCCTTGCCGGGGCACCGCGACCAATCCAAGCGCGCGGGCGGTGGTAAGCGACAGCACTTCACTATTCGGCCCCTGCCGCGCCTGATAGCGCCGCACCGCCTGCCGTGTGGCGGCGTCCATTTCGCCCGTGATCGGCCCGCTGTAATAACCACGCGCCTGTAGCGCGCGTTGCAACGTGCTGTTGAACTCCACCGTGAGCACATCGGGGCAGGGGGTCTCAAACCAGTTGTCGACCCGCGCGCGTACAATCTCTTGCCGTGTCTCGGTTTTGTAGACCGGCGGCTTGGCAATGCTGCCATCGGGGTTCATCTTGGCGGGGGTGACTTCGACCTGTTCGGTCACCGTTTCAATTACCGCAGGGCTGACCGTGCGGCCCCAGCAACTGCCCTCAGCCGCGCCTGCTGGGCCGTTGCGCGTTGCCTCCAATACCCCCGGCTCCGGGCGCGGCGTGGCCGGGGTCGTGCTGTCACACCCCGCTATCCCGGCCACCGCCAAGAGCAGCGCCCCGCGCAGGGTGGCGGATCGGAATGTGATGGGCTGTTTCATGCCGGTTCTTTCGGGGCTTGCCTGTCGTTCGCGGTGCAGACTAGCGGGATGCGCAGACCTTGCCCACCGCAATGTCGTGCAAAGCCTGACTGCATAAAAAGGGGGCTGGAACCGCGTGCCATAGCCCGCTAAACAAAGCCGAACTTCTTGGACGAAAGGGCTTCATCATGGCCAAAATCACCTATGTCGAACACTCCGGCACCGAACATGTGGTCGAGGTGGCCAATGGTCTCACGGTCATGGAAGGCGCCCGCGACAATAACATTCCCGGCATCGAGGCCGACTGTGGCGGTGCCTGCGCTTGCTCAACCTGCCATGTCTATGTTGACCCGGCTTGGGCAGAGAAGCTGCCGCCTATGGACGACATGGAAGAAGACATGCTCGACTTCGCGTTTGAGCCTGACCCCGCGCGCTCGCGTCTGACCTGCCAGATCAAGGTCACGGATGCGCTGGACGGTCTGCGCGTGCAGATGCCGGAAAAGCAAATCTGATGCGGGCGATCGGCGCGGCACTGTTTGCGCTGATCGCGACCAGCGCCGCGGCGGAGACGATCACCGCCGCGCGCTATATCTCGCCCACCGGGCGCTACGCCCATGGCATTCTCGGCGACGCGCTGGAATGGGGCGGGTTGCAGTTGTCCTTGGCGGACGGAAGCGCACGGCGTTTCGATTTGCCCCGTGACCATGTATTCGAAGATATCGCCCCTCGGCTGGTCGATGTGACCGGCGACGGCGCGCCCGAAGTCATGGTGATTGAGACCGACATGAACCGAGGTGCGGCGCTGGCGATCTATGGCCCTGATGGTAAAATCACCGAAACCCCGCATATCGGCCAGAGCAACCGTTGGTTGGCACCCATAGGCGCCGCCGATCTCGACGGTGACGGTGCGGTTGAGATTGCCTATGTCGACCGCCCCCATCTGGCGCGGGTGCTGCGGGTCTGGCGCTTTGCCGATGGCGGACTCAGCGAAGTGGCCCAAATGCCGGGGCTGACCAATCATCGAATCGGCGAGTCCCATATCTCAGGCGGCCTCCGCGATTGCGGTGCCGGGCCGGAAATGGTGCTGGCGGATGCGGATTGGCAGCGCGTGGTGGGGGTCACCCTGAAGGGTGGGGAGCTTGCGCCGCGCGACATCGGCCCTTTTGAGGGGGCCGAAAGCTTTGCCACGGCACTTGCCTGTGAATAGGGGCGTCGCGGCGGCCTAAGCGGCTGACTAAGCCGCCGCCGATTAGCTCAGCGCGCGCCAGCCGATGTCGCGGCGGCAGAAGCCTTCGGGCCAATCGATCCCGTCGACCATCGCATAGGCACGCTCTTGCGCTTCGGCCAATGTATCCCCGCGCGCGGTGACGTTCAGCACGCGGCCGCCGTTGGCCAAGATTGCCCCGTCCTGTGCCACAGTGCCCGCGTGGAACACCATATTGGCGCTGTCTTCGGGCAGGTCTTTCAGCCCTTTGATCTCGCTACCCTTGGCATAGGCACCGGGATAGCCATTCGCCGCCATCACCACGGTCAGCGCGTGGTCTTCAGCCCAGTTGACCTGCATATCGGCCAGCGAGCCCTTGGCCGTCGCCTGCATCAGATCAAAAGCCTGTGCGCCGAGGCGCATCATCAAAACTTGGCATTCCGGGTCACCAAAGCGCACGTTATATTCCACCAAACGCGGCGCACCGTCTTTGA is a window of Sulfitobacter sp. W027 DNA encoding:
- a CDS encoding 2Fe-2S iron-sulfur cluster-binding protein, translating into MAKITYVEHSGTEHVVEVANGLTVMEGARDNNIPGIEADCGGACACSTCHVYVDPAWAEKLPPMDDMEEDMLDFAFEPDPARSRLTCQIKVTDALDGLRVQMPEKQI
- a CDS encoding VCBS repeat-containing protein is translated as MRAIGAALFALIATSAAAETITAARYISPTGRYAHGILGDALEWGGLQLSLADGSARRFDLPRDHVFEDIAPRLVDVTGDGAPEVMVIETDMNRGAALAIYGPDGKITETPHIGQSNRWLAPIGAADLDGDGAVEIAYVDRPHLARVLRVWRFADGGLSEVAQMPGLTNHRIGESHISGGLRDCGAGPEMVLADADWQRVVGVTLKGGELAPRDIGPFEGAESFATALACE